GGTGATCTGGTTCAGGATGTCGAAGGCGGAGGAGCAGGAGAACCACCGGACCGGAAGCGCTTACAGGAAGCCGCTCGCTACGTCCTGGAACCGTTAACGGCACTTCGGTATGTTGAAGATCGAAAGGATATTGCTTTCCTGTTTTTACACGGACCTCTCGTAAACCAGTTCACTCAGTACGATGAGGGTGAGCCCAATTTCATTCCATGTCTTGATCCGGATTTTTTACGAAAACACGGCATCACCGAGGATTCTACGATTGGTTTACTATCAGGTATTCCCCGTACACCTAGGGGAGCAGTTCTGTGGAATCAGTTCATGGCTGTTTATGGCGTGGTTATGCAGAACGTGTACGCCTCTTCTGTTCCAATGGTAGGTGTGGTGGAAAGAACGGCCGGTCGTTGGTTAACCCGAGCAGTCCTCGACAGCCTTGTCGAAGAACGCCGGATCACAGTCAATCACGCCAAGAAGATCAAAGACATTGTAGAACGGTTTGATATATCAGATGATTTCTTATTCGGCTGCGTTCTTCAGGAAGGTGAGTATCTGAATCCGATCCGGATCCCGAAAAATCCCCCTCGCAGGGCACGCGAACGGTGGCAGGAGGTAGTGAAGCAGTATCCAAGCCCATACGCCACCATACTAAAGACATCGGCTAGTAATTTCCCATATCGGATTGAAATGAATTCTGCTGCATTTGGTGACGCAGCACGGGTACTGCGGTTATTGTATCACACCTCCCGTTTGCTTCCACGCTACGCTTTTCCAGTTGGACTGGATATTGTAGACAAGTACGCCAAGGTGCCCGACTGGCTTTCACGCGGTGTGTCGGCGAGGATCGCTGCCGATGTTCTCTTACGAGCACTACAGACCGGTGATTCCAATATTGTGGCGCAGGTGCGGCAATTTTTAGCGCGTACGCCGCGAGACTTTTTCTACCGGCCTCAGGCCTAAAACCCTTCGGAGGACTGACGAATGGCAGCAAAGTCTTTCGGATTTCACATCGGGACTGTCGTCGGCAACACTTCGCCGCAGGAGTTTCGGTTTGTACTCCGGAGTTTTGCGGCAAAACTCGGCGATTTGGTATGTGTGCAGATGGATGTACCTTCGGGGGATAGACGAAAGTCTGTATTGGTGTGGGGCCGTATTGTCGAACTGGCTCGATTTAACCCGTTCTTACCTGCAGAAGCTGGCCAGGAACTCGCGGATGAGAGCGTGGGACTGATCGACACAGTCCTCTCCTACTCGCGCGACCAGATCGAGGGGAGAGTATTGGTCCTTGGCTCCTCGGATACAGGCGACTTAAAGAAGGTGTTGCCTCTCAGCTATCCGGTGCATCCGGGAGCCGAGGTGCGTCGTCCTCCGTCCGAGGCGATAAAGTCGTTTCTCACCGGAGACGAGGACACGCACCGACTGCGTCTTGGAAGTTTGATCGGACGAGAGGATGTGGAGGTCCGGCTAAAAACAAATGCGATTGTAGCTCGCCACATGGCGATTCTGGCCATGACCGGGGGTGGGAAAACCGTAGCGGCTCGGCGAGTTATTCGCGAGCTGTTAAATGCCCGCTATCCCCTCGTTATAATCGATCCACATGGAGATTACCTGGGGCTTTGGGCACGCCGCGACCTATTCCCTCAAAACAAAATTCGTCTCTTCTTCCCCCACCTTTCTGTCAAAGAGGAGAATCGTGATCTTATCGGCTATCTTGTTGCGCAGATGACTCAAGGGTTCACAGATGTCCAAAAGGAGAAGTATCAAGAGGCGCTTGAAAACGTCCCGCTTACTTCCACTGGAATAGACGTGAACACGTTTATCGACCGACTCCTTCAGGAAGTTGACCGGCTTAGCGCCGGCCATCGTGGTACACTGCCGGCTGTTAGACGTGGATTGAAGATTGTTCAGAGCTATCTTGCAGCAATGAACACTTCCAATGCGAGACTACGACAACA
The nucleotide sequence above comes from Longimicrobium sp.. Encoded proteins:
- a CDS encoding ATP-binding protein, whose amino-acid sequence is MAAKSFGFHIGTVVGNTSPQEFRFVLRSFAAKLGDLVCVQMDVPSGDRRKSVLVWGRIVELARFNPFLPAEAGQELADESVGLIDTVLSYSRDQIEGRVLVLGSSDTGDLKKVLPLSYPVHPGAEVRRPPSEAIKSFLTGDEDTHRLRLGSLIGREDVEVRLKTNAIVARHMAILAMTGGGKTVAARRVIRELLNARYPLVIIDPHGDYLGLWARRDLFPQNKIRLFFPHLSVKEENRDLIGYLVAQMTQGFTDVQKEKYQEALENVPLTSTGIDVNTFIDRLLQEVDRLSAGHRGTLPAVRRGLKIVQSYLAAMNTSNARLRQQTDLPFEPMPDPATEPENFAQPGQVSILYLGGYDHLTQSTIVAVVLKHLFEHRASMSNRIPPFLAVIEEAHNFIPSHGEGQAGTPSVEVIRKVITEGRKFGTGLLLISQRPSRLDETTLSQCNTFLIFRLVNPRDQGFVEKVMENLTKADSRLLPGFGPGQGIVSGQAVRFPLLLQVDFDQDLVTPAIGHEDFLQEVADWEASPQAAAVARSSEMLEELERVAGGRAQTKRRTVSDAQGT
- a CDS encoding DNA double-strand break repair nuclease NurA; amino-acid sequence: MNGHFAVVLSREWLLGSAAHKKRLRQQHLFPIGPVMPGVHDDCCIYLKLRHPDGKLLMEEVRAVRLKDETFLKSEMLAEYAFQLPDETEYLLLFIEGSPKAARCVITPATGDLFELVSSAEPTLRLSAYDVPPVDFTTIEAEEIYTAFHDLVASGDAELFGTNAEQFVHDPHILVPLFAHVLSLSSKENIDFPLILRTTAEQLRLLLTSSDVGPVRIQKIRRNHAQFWSEVIGERIAFADGGVARISGVPSAEPLALRVGVYSVCPGEADLDKREDWHLAPYVLGDLVQDVEGGGAGEPPDRKRLQEAARYVLEPLTALRYVEDRKDIAFLFLHGPLVNQFTQYDEGEPNFIPCLDPDFLRKHGITEDSTIGLLSGIPRTPRGAVLWNQFMAVYGVVMQNVYASSVPMVGVVERTAGRWLTRAVLDSLVEERRITVNHAKKIKDIVERFDISDDFLFGCVLQEGEYLNPIRIPKNPPRRARERWQEVVKQYPSPYATILKTSASNFPYRIEMNSAAFGDAARVLRLLYHTSRLLPRYAFPVGLDIVDKYAKVPDWLSRGVSARIAADVLLRALQTGDSNIVAQVRQFLARTPRDFFYRPQA